Proteins encoded by one window of Vidua chalybeata isolate OUT-0048 chromosome 8, bVidCha1 merged haplotype, whole genome shotgun sequence:
- the NANOS1 gene encoding nanos homolog 1: MEAFPGTKLEQHRHLPPVECLPGARYGGRSHSACGNVFNSWNDYLGLATLITKAVRPGKGFGPEPPSVVVAAAVPPAEEEEEEEEEEEEAAGPYFEGALDLHDLDLCGHHHHHHGEGLLEERFADFSPFPGRGGPAAVVFDCSGEHPGREGSAHAWGGVVVAGRLPAHPRAASRLLKPELQVCVFCRNNKEAVALYTTHILKGPDGRVLCPVLRRYTCPLCGASGDNAHTIKYCPLSKVPAARQLRHARTALGRKGR, encoded by the coding sequence ATGGAGGCATTCCCGGGCAccaagctggagcagcaccGGCACCTCCCGCCCGTGGAGTGCCTGCCGGGCGCCCGCTACGGCGGCCGGAGCCACAGCGCCTGCGGGAACGTCTTCAACTCCTGGAACGACTACCTGGGGCTGGCCACGCTCATCACCAAGGCCGTGCGGCCCGGCAAGGGCTTCGGCCCCGAGCCCCCCTCGGTGGTGGTGGCGGCCGCCGTGCCGCCggccgaggaggaggaggaagaggaggaggaggaggaagaggcggCGGGGCCGTACTTCGAGGGCGCGCTGGACTTGCACGACCTGGACCTGTGCGggcatcaccaccaccaccacggcgaggggctgctggaggagcgCTTCGCCGACTTCAGCCCCTTTCCCgggcgcggcggccccgccgccgtgGTGTTCGACTGCTCGGGGGAGCACCCGGGCCGGGAGGGCTCTGCCCACGCCTGGGGCGGCGTGGTGGTGGCGGGGCGGCTGCCGGCGCACCCGCGGGCCGCCTCCCGCCTGCTCAAGCCCGAGCTGCAGGTCTGCGTCTTCTGCCGGAACAACAAGGAGGCGGTGGCCCTCTACACCACGCACATCCTCAAGGGACCCGACGGCCGCGTCCTGTGCCCGGTGCTGCGGCGCTACACCTGCCCCCTCTGCGGCGCCAGCGGCGACAATGCCCACACCATCAAGTACTGCCCCCTCTCCAAAGTGCCGGCGGCCCGGCAGCTCCGGCACGCCCGGACCGCCCTGGGCAGGAAGGGCCGCTAG